A single region of the Paraburkholderia megapolitana genome encodes:
- a CDS encoding MaoC family dehydratase gives MSINGYSVATIDDFVGRELGVSDWVTVDQARIDAFAACTGDRQWIHVDVERAKRESPFGGTIAHGYLTLSLLAAAAIEVGIIPADASAGLNYGLDKVRFMTPVKAGARVRNRVTLVSVEKKGGGRIIVKTMNELQIENEDKPALIAETLAMLVAAA, from the coding sequence ATGAGCATCAATGGATACAGCGTCGCCACGATCGACGATTTCGTTGGCCGCGAACTGGGCGTATCGGACTGGGTCACCGTCGATCAGGCACGCATCGACGCCTTCGCGGCGTGTACCGGCGACCGGCAGTGGATTCACGTGGACGTGGAGCGCGCGAAACGCGAGAGCCCGTTCGGCGGCACGATCGCGCACGGCTATCTGACGCTGTCGCTGCTGGCGGCGGCCGCGATCGAGGTCGGCATCATTCCCGCGGATGCATCGGCCGGGCTGAACTACGGGCTCGACAAGGTGCGCTTCATGACGCCGGTGAAGGCGGGTGCGCGCGTGAGAAATCGCGTGACGCTGGTCTCGGTGGAAAAGAAGGGCGGTGGCCGGATCATCGTCAAGACGATGAACGAATTGCAGATCGAGAACGAAGACAAGCCGGCGCTGATCGCCGAAACCCTGGCGATGCTCGTGGCGGCGGCGTAA
- a CDS encoding fatty acid--CoA ligase, with protein sequence MQDAVQDITPSPYAYPLLIKQLLHTSFVQAPDQEIVYRGKLRMTYTTLQERIARLANGLDGLGVRHGSTVAVMDWDSHRYLEAYFAVPMMGAVLQTVNVRLSEAEIAYTINHAGAEVLFVHTDFLPVVEAIKDQLETVRTFVWIDEPGGEPTAHTIAFAAEYEEMLAAGATSYDFPDFDENTRATTFYTTGTTGLPKGVYFSHRQLVLHTLTLMAALASPMSGQRFHRGDVYMPLTPMFHVHAWGMPYIATLLGVKQVYPGRYVPERLVQLIRDEGVTFSHCVGTILHMLLSCDTAKHADFSKWKVIIGGGALPHGLASAALERGIDIFVGYGMSETCPVLSLAQLPPHTGPLDRDEEVRLRCKTGFPIPLVDLRIVNENMEDVAHDGKAYGEIVARAPWLTQGYLNNPDASTQLWAGGYLHTQDIANIDATGNIQITDRIKDVIKSGGEWISSLEIESLISQHPDVAEVAVIGIKDDKWGERPVALVVLKAGAALTENGVKEHVMGFCKTGRISKYAVPQIVKFVEALQKTSVGKTNKKWLREQFA encoded by the coding sequence ATGCAGGACGCCGTGCAAGACATCACGCCTTCCCCGTACGCCTATCCGCTGCTGATCAAGCAGTTGCTGCATACGTCGTTCGTTCAGGCACCGGACCAGGAAATCGTCTACCGCGGCAAGCTGCGGATGACCTACACCACGCTGCAGGAACGCATTGCGCGACTCGCCAATGGCCTCGACGGGCTCGGCGTGCGGCACGGCAGCACGGTGGCGGTGATGGACTGGGACAGCCACCGCTATCTGGAGGCGTACTTCGCGGTCCCGATGATGGGTGCCGTGCTGCAGACAGTCAACGTCCGGTTGTCGGAGGCCGAGATCGCCTACACGATCAACCACGCCGGCGCCGAGGTGCTGTTCGTTCACACCGATTTCCTGCCGGTGGTCGAAGCGATCAAGGATCAACTCGAAACGGTGCGCACGTTCGTGTGGATCGATGAGCCGGGTGGTGAACCGACTGCGCACACCATTGCGTTCGCCGCCGAATACGAGGAAATGCTCGCGGCCGGCGCCACGAGCTACGACTTCCCCGACTTCGACGAGAACACCCGGGCCACCACGTTCTATACGACCGGTACCACGGGCCTGCCCAAGGGCGTGTACTTCTCGCATCGTCAGCTGGTTCTGCACACGCTGACCTTGATGGCGGCGCTTGCAAGCCCGATGTCGGGCCAGCGTTTTCACCGCGGCGACGTCTATATGCCGCTCACGCCGATGTTCCATGTGCACGCCTGGGGCATGCCATACATCGCGACGCTGCTAGGCGTGAAGCAGGTCTATCCGGGCCGCTATGTGCCCGAGCGTCTCGTACAACTGATCCGCGACGAAGGCGTCACGTTTTCGCACTGCGTCGGCACGATCCTGCACATGCTGCTTTCGTGCGATACCGCGAAGCACGCGGACTTCAGCAAATGGAAGGTAATCATCGGCGGCGGCGCGTTGCCACATGGTCTTGCGAGCGCGGCGCTCGAGCGCGGCATCGATATCTTCGTCGGCTACGGCATGTCGGAGACGTGCCCCGTGCTGAGCCTCGCGCAACTTCCGCCGCACACCGGGCCGCTCGATCGCGATGAAGAGGTGCGCTTGCGCTGCAAGACCGGCTTCCCCATTCCGCTCGTCGATCTGCGCATCGTCAACGAGAACATGGAAGACGTTGCGCACGACGGCAAGGCCTACGGCGAGATCGTCGCTCGTGCACCGTGGCTCACGCAGGGCTACCTGAACAATCCCGATGCCTCCACGCAACTCTGGGCTGGCGGTTACCTGCATACCCAGGACATCGCGAACATCGACGCGACCGGCAACATCCAGATCACCGATCGCATCAAGGACGTCATCAAGTCGGGCGGCGAGTGGATCTCGTCGCTTGAAATCGAGAGCCTGATTTCGCAGCACCCCGATGTGGCGGAAGTCGCCGTGATCGGCATCAAGGACGACAAATGGGGCGAACGGCCGGTGGCGCTCGTGGTGCTGAAGGCGGGCGCGGCGCTGACTGAAAACGGTGTCAAGGAACACGTGATGGGTTTCTGCAAGACCGGGCGGATCTCGAAGTACGCGGTGCCGCAGATCGTCAAGTTCGTCGAAGCACTTCAGAAAACGAGCGTCGGCAAAACCAACAAGAAGTGGTTGCGCGAACAGTTCGCGTGA